A region from the Arachis ipaensis cultivar K30076 chromosome B01, Araip1.1, whole genome shotgun sequence genome encodes:
- the LOC107617084 gene encoding classical arabinogalactan protein 10, whose protein sequence is MLSKRLLLLPLFLLSVLLFAGSVSVLAENNAPSPSPNSSSANSPASPAPAHSPAKPPSASSPTSQSPAVSPSGSSSSSSLSPAAAPTSKSPAPSSVSPAPSPSKNGSPPPVPSPATPPPTAQTPAVTPVSAPPVTEVPASSPAATPESSAGIPSSSAAPADSPVTIPSSSAGPVTAPASSSPETSQGPASDDSGSISSFRAPIVLGGIAVWIGLVI, encoded by the coding sequence ATGTTGAGTAAGAGATTGTTGTTGCTTCCACTGTTCCTTCTTTCTGTCTTGTTGTTTGCCGGTTCCGTTTCGGTTCTCGCAGAAAATAATGCTCCTTCTCCTTCGCCGAACTCGTCTTCCGCAAATTCTCCAGCGTCTCCTGCTCCGGCACATTCACCGGCGAAGCCACCATCTGCATCGTCACCAACTTCGCAGTCTCCGGCAGTTTCACCATccggatcatcatcttcttcttctttgtcgcCGGCAGCGGCACCTACTTCGAAGTCTCCGGCGCCGTCATCGGTTTCTCCGGCTCCAAGCCCTTCCAAGAACGGGTCTCCGCCACCAGTACCGTCTCCGGCTACTCCTCCACCGACTGCTCAGACTCCGGCGGTGACTCCTGTGAGTGCTCCACCGGTGACAGAGGTTCCGGCAAGTTCTCCAGCAGCGACACCAGAGTCTTCCGCGGGAATTCCTTCGAGTTCGGCCGCTCCAGCAGATTCACCAGTGACAATACCGTCTAGCAGTGCCGGGCCAGTGACGGCGCCGGCGAGTTCTTCGCCCGAAACTTCGCAGGGTCCGGCCAGCGATGATTCGGGTTCAATTTCAAGTTTCAGGGCTCCGATTGTGTTGGGTGGCATTGCCGTTTGGATCGGTTTGGTTATCTAA
- the LOC107616938 gene encoding spidroin-1 translates to MEEGEGGDPMDQFHRNEAISAVADEGFLGEEDDDYEDLYNDVNVGEGFLQSLRKNDDLAFRNDDAVQDNSKKPQQEAVAGVSIPGVGGGGEGPGGGGGGGAVDGGSRVSGFQNQGFRGNDLGAKQGTGGSGIRVELGQPSGKVSEIEDRSGNGAGVGGGGASAVQGIGQQPHGGGGGVVGSVGNEGLARQSGGGGVGVAAGGDVNRIGGNGIGNSVGVVNTINTGGPGPGPGPGGPVGAGSAVAAGGGGGGGGTILFVGDLHWWTTDAELEAELCKYGPLKEVKFFDEKASGKSKGYCQVEFYDPAAATACKEGMNGHMFNGRPCVVAYASPFTVKKMGEAQVNRNQQMNQTAAPQGRRGPAEAGAKPAGSNITTGGNYQGGDANRGYGRGNWRGNNPGMGNRGPVNPMRNRGGGMGGRGIMGNGGNGFGQGMGATPPMMHPQSMMNQGFDPAFGGPMGRMGTYGGFPGAPTPPFSGILPSFPGVGGVGLPAPHVNPAFFGRGMPVNGMGMMPGAGMDGPNMGMWSDPNMGGWGGEEPGGGRAGESSYGEEAASDHQYGEASHDRSNWPNSMREKDRGSERDWSGTSERRYRDDRDQGYERDAPREKDVGHDHEWSERRHRDDRDIGRERSRDRDREKSRDRDRDRDRDRERDRERDRDRDRYREDRDKYADHHRYRDREAEHDDEWERGRSSRTHSKSRLSQEEEHHSRPRDADYGKRRRMTSE, encoded by the coding sequence ATGGAGGAAGGCGAAGGCGGGGATCCCATGGATCAGTTCCACCGTAACGAGGCTATATCCGCCGTCGCCGACGAGGGTTTCTTGGGCGAGGAAGACGACGATTACGAGGACCTTTACAACGACGTCAATGTCGGTGAGGGCTTCCTCCAATCGCTGCGTAAAAACGACGATCTAGCGTTTCGAAACGACGATGCCGTTCAGGACAACAGCAAGAAGCCCCAACAAGAAGCTGTCGCTGGGGTTTCGATTCCTGGTGTAGGTGGTGGTGGTGAGGGAcccggtggtggtggtggtggtggggctGTGGATGGTGGTTCTAGGGTTTCTGGGTTTCAGAATCAGGGGTTTAGAGGGAATGATTTGGGTGCAAAACAGGGTACTGGTGGATCTGGAATTAGGGTTGAGTTGGGTCAGCCATCTGGGAAAGTGAGTGAAATTGAGGATCGGAGTGGAAATGGTgctggtgttggtggtggtggtgcttcTGCGGTGCAAGGGATTGGACAGCAGCctcatggtggtggtggtggtgttgttgGCTCCGTTGGGAATGAGGGTTTGGCCAGGCAAAGTGGTGGTGGCGGTGTTGGAGTTGCAGCTGGAGGAGATGTTAATAGGATTGGTGGGAATGGGATCGGGAACAGTGTGGGTGTAGTTAATACTATTAACACTGGTGGACCTGGACCTGGACCTGGACCTGGTGGCCCGGTGGGTGCTGGAAGTGCTGTTGCTGCTGGTGGTGGCGGCGGCGGTGGAGGTACCATATTGTTTGTGGGTGATTTGCATTGGTGGACTACCGATGCTGAACTGGAGGCTGAGCTCTGTAAGTACGGCCCTCTCAAGGAGGTGAAGTTTTTCGATGAGAAAGCTAGTGGGAAATCTAAAGGGTATTGCCAGGTTGAATTTTATGATCCTGCAGCTGCCACTGCCTGTAAGGAAGGCATGAATGGGCATATGTTTAATGGAAGGCCTTGTGTTGTTGCCTATGCTTCGCCTTTTACAGTTAAGAAAATGGGTGAGGCTCAGGTGAATAGGAACCAGCAGATGAACCAAACAGCAGCTCCTCAGGGAAGGAGGGGGCCTGCTGAGGCAGGGGCTAAGCCTGCTGGGAGTAATATTACAACTGGCGGTAACTACCAAGGGGGAGATGCAAATAGAGGTTATGGAAGGGGTAACTGGAGAGGGAATAATCCTGGGATGGGTAATAGGGGGCCTGTTAATCCTATGAGGAATCGAGGAGGTGGTATGGGTGGTAGAGGTATAATGGGAAATGGTGGGAATGGATTTGGACAGGGCATGGGTGCTACGCCTCCTATGATGCATCCTCAGTCAATGATGAATCAGGGATTTGATCCTGCATTTGGTGGTCCCATGGGTAGAATGGGTACCTATGGAGGCTTTCCTGGTGCTCCAACACCTCCATTCTCTGGCATTTTGCCTTCATTCCCTGGTGTTGGAGGTGTTGGTTTGCCTGCACCCCATGTTAATCCTGCCTTTTTTGGAAGAGGGATGCCTGTGAATGGCATGGGGATGATGCCTGGAGCTGGTATGGATGGACCTAATATGGGAATGTGGTCTGATCCCAATATGGGTGGATGGGGTGGTGAAGAGCCTGGTGGTGGCAGGGCCGGAGAGTCAAGTTATGGGGAGGAAGCTGCATCGGATCATCAGTATGGTGAGGCAAGTCATGATAGAAGTAACTGGCCTAATTCTATGAGGGAAAAAGATAGAGGTTCGGAAAGGGACTGGTCTGGCACATCTGAGAGGAGGTACAGGGATGATAGAGATCAAGGATATGAGAGAGATGCACCCAGAGAAAAAGATGTGGGACATGATCATGAATGGTCCGAAAGAAGGCATCGTGATGACAGGGACATTGGTCGAGAAAGATCTCGAGACCGTGATAGGGAAAAGTCTAGAGACCGCGATCGTGACCGTGATCGTGACCGCGAAAGGGATCGTGAACGAGATCGTGATCGTGACAGGTACAGGGAAGACAGGGACAAATATGCAGATCATCATAGGTATCGTGATCGTGAAGCAGAGCATGATGATGAATGGGAAAGGGGGCGGTCATCGAGGACACACAGCAAATCACGGTTATCTCAAGAGGAGGAACATCATTCTAGGCCCAGAGATGCTGATTATGGGAAGCGGAGGCGGATGACCTCCGAGTAG
- the LOC110265093 gene encoding uncharacterized protein LOC110265093, with protein MLQDIGKFVEVTETVSQASMITKYIYNHCHPLYLMRQFTGGREILRPAPTRFATNFIALQSILAQKDALRAMLTEPLVHVLRIVDSEDRAAMGFLYQAMYKAREDMVKRFQKRKRVVEPYLKILDSRWDLQLKRNLHAAGYWLNPAFQFNSAEFDKHKETISGLLDVIERYAYGDADLITKLTSEKRIFKNAEGDFGRQSAIHQWWEFYGCGAPNLQKLAICVLSQTCSSSGCERNWSIFEHIHSKKRNRLEHQKLNDLVYVHYNLRLQQRNRMRKQSYDPICLDAFEDHSEWIMEDSPPFLTPEEVDALRNDLANMSLQSALDDLGMLLLGMIL; from the exons ATGTTGCAGGATATTGGAAAGTTTGTGGAAGTGACTGAAACTGTGTCACAAGCTTCAATGATTACGAAGTATATCTATAATCACTGCCATCCTTTGTACTTGATGAGGCAGTTCACAGGCGGCCGAGAAATACTTCGTCCAGCTCCAACTCGATTCGCCACTAATTTCATTGCTTTGCAAAGTATTTTAGCTCAAAAGGATGCATTGAGAGCTATG CTTACGGAGCCACTTGTTCATGTATTGCGTATTGTGGATAGTGAAGATAGAGCTGCAATGGGTTTCCTTTATCAAGCTATGTATAAGGCTAGGGAAGACATGGTGAAGAGGTTTCAAAAAAGAAAGAGGGTTGTTGAACCTTATTTGAAGATTTTAGATTCACGTTGGGATTTACAACTTAAAAGAAACCTTCATGCTGCTGGTTATTGGTTAAATCCAGCTTTTCAATTTAATTCTGCAGAATTTGACAAGCACAAAGAAACAATTTCTGGCCTATTAGATGTGATTGAGAGATATGCTTACGGTGATGCTGATTTGATTACTAAATTGACAAGTGAGAAGAGAATCTTTAAGAATGCTGAAGGAGACTTTGGGAGACAGTCTGCAATAC ATCAATGGTGGGAATTTTATGGATGTGGAGCACCAAACCTGCAAAAGTTAGCAATTTGTGTTTTGAGTCAAACTTGCAGTTCTTCAGGTTGTGAGCGTAACTGGAGCATTTTCGAACACATTCACTCAAAGAAAAGGAATCGGTTAGAGCATCAAAAGCTTAATGATCTTGTTTATGTTCATTACAACTTAAGGCTACAACAAAG GAACCGAATGAGAAAGCAAAGTTATGATCCAATTTGTCTTGATGCATTTGAGGATCATTCGGAATGGATAATGGAAGATTCACCACCATTTTTAACTCCTGAAGAAGTTGATGCTTTACGGAATGATCTTGCAAATATGTCTCTTCAATCAGCTTTAGATGATTTGGGTATGTTGTTGTTAGGGATGATTTTGTAA
- the LOC110265094 gene encoding uncharacterized protein LOC110265094, translating to MAKVIYHASYLKAYPGMLQAFSHFVAPSPRQLQAFNHAALTSPPHPEQCATHPVHRRLNIEVASSSLLAPGLPLLCSTLVAPSLQLIRGGGIDRVKHHLAEKGGDIEACRKVPAAVRHQFSQNIEDLRTKKRKTQEEYAESYGACDDVEREFDEIEHNEMRQQQASRIPAPSSRKGVGKQLKGLQSFFPPAATPGAQPSIKSVLKSKEIVEKCDIAIARWMMDASVPFNAVNSAYYQPMIDAIANMGAGYKGPNYQRVRGYLLSKLVEDVKKMIEGYRVIWKQTGCTIMADGWTDRCRRTLINFLVYCPKGTVFLKSVDASHISKTAEALFKLLRDVVLFVGPENVVHVVTDNVANYVAAGRLLES from the exons ATGGCTAAAGTCATCTatcatgcaagctacctaaaagcctaccctggaatg CTTCAGGCTTTCAGCCACTTCGTCGCCCCGTCGCCCCGTCAGCTTCAAGCCTTCAACCACGCGGCACTCACCTCACCACCGCATCCAGAGCAGTGCGCCACTCACCCCGTCCATCGAAGATTGAACATTGAAGTCGCCTCCTCGTCGCTCCTCGCTCCAGGTCTCCCTCTTCTCTGCTCGACGCTCGTCGCTCCATCCCTCCAG CTTATTAGGGGTGGAGGAATTGATCGGGTTAAGCATCATTTGGCTGAAAAAGGTGGAGATATTGAGGCATGTCGAAAGGTGCCAGCTGCGGTGAGACACCAATTCTCCCAAAATATTGAAGATCTTCGAACCAAgaaaaggaaaactcaagaagaaTATGCAGAAAGTTATGGTGCTTGTGATGACGTTGAAAGGGAATTTGATGAGATTGAACATAATGAGATGCGACAACAACAAGCATCAAGAATTCCAGCACCTAGCTCTAGAAAGGGAGTTGGAAAACAACTCAAGGGACTACAATCCTTTTTTCCACCAGCAGCAACACCTGGAGCTCAACCAAGTATTAAAAGTGTTCTCAAAAGCAAAGAAATTGTGGAGAAGTGTGATATTGCTATTGCAAGATGGATGATGGATGCCTCTGTGCCATTCAATGCGGTTAATTCAGCTTATTATCAGCCGATGATCGATGCTATCGCAAATATGGGTGCAGGGTATAAAGGGCCAAATTACCAAAGAGTTCGTGGATATTTGTTGAGTAAATTGGTTGAAGATGTAAAGAAGATGATTGAAGGTTATCGTGTGATTTGGAAACAAACTGGATGTACTATCATGGCTGATGGATGGACTGATCGTTGTAGGCGTACTTTAATTAATTTCTTGGTTTATTGCCCTAAAGGAACTGTTTTCCTAAAGTCAGTTGATGCTTCTCATATCTCGAAAACTGCTGAGGCTTTGTTTAAGTTGCTTAGGGATGTTGTGTTATTTGTTGGTCCTGAGAATGTTGTACATGTAGTGACGGATAATGTTGCAAATTATGTTGCTGCTGGAAGGTTGTTGGAATCATAG
- the LOC107645570 gene encoding uncharacterized protein LOC107645570 has protein sequence MEAGKFLGFMITQRGVEANPEKCQAILQMRSPGCIKDVQRLTGRLTALSRFLGASAAKTLPFFNLMKKGIAFEWTPTCEEAFNHFKEILATPPVLGKPKAGEPLYMYLAITEGALAAVLVREEGKTQQPIYFGHQVVVRTDQGIRQVLQKPDLAERMMTWAIELSQYDLSYEPRHAIKAQAMVDFLVEVTGNPIEDADTRWKLHVDGASNQTSGGAGIILESSTGVTYEQSVKFEFPVSNNQAEYEALLGGLVLAREVGATRLEVCSDSQVVTAQVNGSYQARDSLLQKYLERVKELSKQFEEVTIQHVPRERNTRADLISKLTSTKPGTGNCSLIQGITKESAVTLHLTKISPSWMDHITDFLENGKLPEDEKKAKVLRREAAKYTVIRDQLFKKGLSQPLLKCLHPDQTDYVLREVHEGCCGHHIEGKALARKLIRAGYYWPTMMNDSRGFVKKCTKCQQNANFHKAPASELSLLTSTRPFTQWGVDLLGPFPVGPGQVKYLIVAIDYYTKWIEAKSLASISSSNCRKFMWRQKNGQVESANKVILLGLKKRLDSKKGVWADELASVLWSYRATEQSSTGETPFHLTYGVDAVIPVEIGEPSPRLLLARVEEAVDKDLVDEVRETAHLLEVALKQRIALRYNTKVLRREFEERDLVLRRNDVGLPTPEEGKLAVNWEGPYRIREVLGKGAYKLERLDGKEIPRTWNAGNLRRFYS, from the exons atggaggccggaaagttcctgGGGTTCATGATAACCCAGAGGGGAGTGGAGGCCAACCCTGAAAAGTGCCAAGCAATACTCCAGATGAGGAGCCCGGGCTGCATCAAAGACGTTCAGCGACTGACGGGAAGGCTCACCGCGTTGTCCCGATTCCTTGGTGCATCGGCAGCAAAAACCTTAcccttcttcaacttgatgaagaaGGGAATAGCATTTGAATGGACCCCTACGTGCGAAGAAGCGTTCAACCACTTCAAAGAGATTCTAGCAACACCCCCGGTGCTCGGTAAGCCCAAAGCCGGAGAACCACTCTATATGTACCTAGCCATAACAGAAGGGGCGCTTGCGGCGGTGCTGGTGCGGGAAGAAGGGAAAACCCAGCAACCGATCTACTTT GGTCACCAGGTGGTCGTGAGAACGGATCAGGGGATTCGTCAGGTACTCCAAAAACCTGATCTGGCGgaaaggatgatgacctgggccatcgaatTGTCCCAATACGATTTAAGCTACGAACCCCGACATGCTATTAAGGCGCAAGCAATGGTAGACTTCCTAGTGGAAGTAACCGGGAATCCAATCGAAGACGCGgacacacggtggaagctccatgtggacggagcctccaaccagaCATCCGGGGGTGCCGGGATCATTCTAGAAAGCTCGACCGGAGTCACCTATGAACAATCGGTTAAGTTCGAGTTTCCCgtatcaaacaaccaagcagaatacgaagccCTCCTGGGGGGCTTGGTCCtagctcgggaagtcggggcAACGAGGTTGGAAGTATGCAGCGACTCGCAGGTCGTCACCGCGCAGGTaaatggaagctaccaagccagagactcGCTGCTACAGAAATACTTAGAAAGGGTCAAAGAGCTGAGCAAACAATTTGAGGAGGTCACGATCCAACACGTTCCAAGGGAAAGGAACACGCGGGCAGACCTCATATCCAAGCTCACAAGCACAAAACCTGGAACCGGCAACTGCTCCCTCATTCAAGGCATCACGAAAGAGTCGGCAGTCACCCTCCACCTGACCAAGATAAGCCCTTCTTGGATGGATCACATCACCGACTTCTTGGAAAATGGAAAACTCCCTGAGGACGAGAAGAAAGCCAAAGTGTTAAGAAGGGAAGCTGCCAAGTATACGGTCATACGGGACCAGCTATTCAAGAAGGGACTCAGCCAACCTTTGCTGAAGTGCCTGCACCCCGATCAGACGGACTACGTGCtcagagaagtccacgagggatgcTGCGGCCATCATATCGAGGGCAAAGCCCTAGCTAGGAAActcatccgagctggatactACTGGCCGACAATGATGAATGACTCCAGAGGATTCGTGAAAAAATGCACGAAGTGTCAGcagaacgccaacttccacaaagcgccAGCTTCCGAGTTGAGCCTACTGACGTCTACCCGACCTTTCacacaatggggagtcgacctcttgggaCCCTTCCCGGTTGGTCCAGGGCAAGTCAAGTATCTCATAGtcgccatcgactactacaccaaatggatagaggctaaATCATTGGCCagcatatcctcatccaattgtagaaagttcatgtggaggcag AAAAATGGACAAGTGGAGTCCGCAAATAAGGTCATCTTATTAGGTCTCAAGAAACGTCTAGACAGCAAAAAAGGCGTATGGGCCGACGAGCTCGCCtcggtcctctggtcctaccgAGCAACCGAGCAAAGCTCCACGGGGGAAACCCCCTTCCACCTAACATACGGGGTTGATGCGGTGATACCTGTGGAGATCGGCGAGCCGAGCCCGCGGTTACTTCTCGCGAGAGTAGAAGAAGCGGTGGACAAAGACCTGGTAGACGAGGTCAGAGAAACGGCCCACTTGTTAGAGGTAgcgctgaaacaaagaatagccctacGCTACAACACCAAGGTTCTCAGAAGGGAATTTGAGGAAAGagacctcgtcctgcgacgcaacgacgTCGGGCTACCAACCCCAgaagaaggaaagctggcggtaaactgggaaggtccctacagaatcAGAGAAGTGCTTGGCAAAGGCGCCTACAAGTTGGAGAGACTCGATGGCAAAGAAATCCCAAGAACATGGAATGCAGGTAACCTGAGGAGATTTTACTCGTAG
- the LOC107645575 gene encoding uncharacterized protein LOC107645575, which yields MQDLEHRLAAREHRQQTPESSDSRSPLRSRSRRAASQRSESESPWEEGRIRRRHNPLIYIRNRRQRATNHAADRDREDGRREDERRTRRASGPIIVGATPFHRSILEVRLPKHFDKPTDMRYDRMQDPQEHLTAFEARMNLEGVGDEVRCRAFPITLAGPAIRWFNNLPQGSMAKFSDISHAFLAQFTTRIAKAKHPINLPGEPTRKYLDRFNDECLEIDGLTDSKAPHDKAGVDDAGDPIVAREYINDEEVSQVVAANKRQPSYSQNRHHQSGKRQKELARDGGPSKNPRPFPRVGKFTNYTPLTAPIVEVYQQIAEKGILSKPRPLKERTGGNQSLYCDYHKGYGHKTQDCFDLKDALEQEIRDGKLAEFTHHIREPRRRNRGHESEDGTQAAKWRQEPEENDHGLTIVNVVTARNAAPRLKSAHKKDAKVLAVSSSSARSTKKLPSISFGLEDQWFDEIGESPPMVITARVGTGLVKRILIDTGQTRTSCSAMCSTL from the exons ATGCAGGATCTAGAGCACCGATTGGCAGCTCGAGAGCATCGCCAGCAAACACCCGAGTCGAGCGACTCCCGTTCTCCGCTGAGAAGCCGCTCCCGACGCGCGGCTAGCCAAAGGTCCGAATCTGAAAGCCCCTGGGAGGAAGGACGCATAAGGAGGCGCCACAACCCCCTCATATATATCAGGAACAGGAGGCAGCGTGCCACAAACCACGCCGCTGATCGTGACCGGGAAGATGGTCGTCGGGAAGATGAAAGGAGAACACGGCGAGCAAGCGGACCTATCATAGTAGGCGCGACCCCTTTTCATCGTTCCATCCTCGAAGTCCGGCTGCCAAAGCACTTTGACAAACCTACGGACATGAGGTATGACAGAATGCAAGACCCGCAAGAGCACctcacggccttcgaggccaggatgaacttgGAAGGAGTGGGGGACGAGGTAAGGTGCCGCGCTTTCCCGATCACCCTCGCTGGACCTGCGATACGGTGGTTTaataacctcccgcagggctcgaTGGCCAAGTTCTCGGATATAAGCCACGCCTTCTTAGCCCAATTCACTACCAGGATAGCCAAAGCAAAGCACCCAATCAACTTGCCCGGAGAACCGACAAGAAAATATCTGGATCGTTTTAACGACGAGTGCCTAGAGATCGATGGACTGACCGACTCA aaagcacctcacGACAAAGCCGGTGTGGACGATGCAGGAGATCCAATCGTAGCCAGAGAATACATcaatgacgaagaagtcagccaggtagtggctgccaataaacggcaaccCTCCTACAGTCAAAACCGGCACCACCAAAGCGGAAAAAGGCAGAAGGAACTCGCTAGAGACGGCGGTCCGAGTAAAAATCCCAGGCCGTTCCCTCGCgttgggaagttcaccaactacactCCCCTCACCGCGCCGATTGTGGAAGTTTACCAACAAATAGCCGAGAAGGGGATCCTGTCAAAGCCCCGACCACTGAAGGAGCGAACAGGGGGGAACCAGAGCCTCTACTGTGACTATCACAAGGGCTACGGACACAAAACTCAGGACTGTTTCGACTTGAAGGACGCGCTAGAGCAGGAAATTAGAGATGGAAAGCTAGCTGAGTTCACCCACCACATTAGGGAGCCGAGGAGACGGAACCGCGGCCACGAAAGCGAGGACGGAACACAGGCAGCAAAGTGGCGCCAAGAGCCGGAAGAGAACGATCACGGCCTCACCATAGTAAACGTGGTAACAGCAAGAAACGCGGCTCCCAGGTTGAAGTCGGCACATAAGAAGGACGCCAAGGTCCTCGCGGTTTCCTCATCCTCTGCGCGAAGCACCAAGAAACTCCCATCCATCTCATTCGGCCTggaggaccaatggtttgacgagATCGGGGAAAGCCCTCCCATGGTCATAACGGCCAGAGTAGGAACCGGTCTTGTCAAGCGAATCCTTATAGATACggggcagactcgaacatcatgttccgcAATGTGTTCGACGCTTTAG